The following DNA comes from Terriglobia bacterium.
GCTATGCGCTGCCACGCGCGCCCCGCGGGCCAGCGCCTCTGCCACTTCGGCGCTTACCGCGCCGTGGCGTTGCAGCAGCTCGCGCGGGACCCGGCATAGTTCCTCTTTCAGCTCGTTACTGTAGCAGATGATGCCACCTCGAAAATAGTCCGAGCTCCCGGGAACCCTGGTAATCGTTGAACCGATCAGGCCCGCAGTGCAGGATTCCGCAACGGCAAGAGTGCGACCGGAATGACGCAGCATTTGCCCTACCACCGCTTCCAACGTCTCTTCCGCCGCCGTGAACACGATGTCACCCAGTTCGGACCGGATCCTGTGCGCGAGTTCCTCAAGATCGGAAGCATCCACACCATGAGCGCGCCATTTTTGCAGCCGGACGGAAATGCACCCTTTGGCCGCCAGGATGGTCGTCTGAATCTGAGGATAGCTCTTGTATATCGGGGCGATCCGGCTGTCTACCTCGGACTCGGGCAAACCCTGAAGGCCGAATGTTCTCTTCTCCAGGCGCCTTGCGCTCCCTATCTTCAACGCTCGCGGAAGAACCTGAGATTCAAACATGGCTTGCAGCTCACGCGGCGGCCCCGGCAGGAGGACAATCGAAGCGCCTTTCTCCTCAATCCACATGCCGGGGGCGGTGCCCACCGGATTATCCAGTATTTCCGCACCTTCGATGACTTCCGCCTGCCTCTCGTTGATTTTGGCCATGCGGTAGCCGCGCAGGGCGAACCTGCGCCGCAGGCCATCGAGAATGACCTCGTTGGGCGCCAGAGGACGGCCGAGCGCTTTTGCCGTGGCCGCGCGGGTGAG
Coding sequences within:
- a CDS encoding competence/damage-inducible protein A, which encodes MKAEIIAIGSELLSPDRLDTNSLYLTEKLNEAGLEVRLKTVVGDNTEDIEKLLRVALQRSRLIVLCGGLGPTEDDLTRAATAKALGRPLAPNEVILDGLRRRFALRGYRMAKINERQAEVIEGAEILDNPVGTAPGMWIEEKGASIVLLPGPPRELQAMFESQVLPRALKIGSARRLEKRTFGLQGLPESEVDSRIAPIYKSYPQIQTTILAAKGCISVRLQKWRAHGVDASDLEELAHRIRSELGDIVFTAAEETLEAVVGQMLRHSGRTLAVAESCTAGLIGSTITRVPGSSDYFRGGIICYSNELKEELCRVPRELLQRHGAVSAEVAEALARGARVAAHSSIGLSVTGIAGPDGGSEHKPVGLVYFGLADAARCIHIRRIFPGDRDTVRELATTFALGHLRRFLMPAETTA